A genome region from Cutaneotrichosporon cavernicola HIS019 DNA, chromosome: 5 includes the following:
- a CDS encoding uncharacterized protein (Destroys radicals which are normally produced within the cells and which are toxic to biological systems), producing MLFSNLALLALVPAALADWGNLCSSDRKAKVIIGGGPSGLAGELFFNQRAWSDVVTLTGTISGVPPGQHGMHVHQWGDLSQGCNSTGMHWNPLNRNHGAPTDRNRHLGDMGNFEAGADGVIHVDHSDRRMSLCGRYSIMGRAINLHVGTDDLGRGGVELSLQTGNAGPRLACGVIGAVDPST from the exons ATGCTGTTCTCCaacctcgctctcctcgcacTAGTGCCTGCGGCACTCGCAGACTGGGGCAACCTCTGCTCTAGTGAccgcaaggccaaggttATCATTGGTGGTGGGCCTTCTGGCTTGGCTGGCGAACTGTTCTTCAATCAAAGGGCATGGTCCGACGTCGTGACCCTCACTGGGACC ATTTCGGGAGTGCCACCCGGCCAGCATGGCATGCATGTCCACCAGTGGGGAGACTTGAGCCAGGGGTGCAACAGCACCGGGATGCACTGGAACCCACTGAACCGCAACCACGGTGCTCCGACCGATCGCAACCGTCACCTTGGTGACATGGGCAATTTCGAGGCTGGCGCAGACGGTGTCATCCACGTCGACCATAGTGACCGTCGCATGAGCCTGTGTGGGCGCTACTCGATCATGGGGCGTGCCATCAA TCTGCATGTTGGCActgacgacctcggccgcggTGGGGTTGAGCTGTCCCTCCAGACCGGTAACGCTGGCCCACGTCTGGCCTGCGGCGTCAT CGGCGCTGTTGACCCCTCTACGTAG
- the AAT20.1 gene encoding uncharacterized protein (amino acid transmembrane transporter activity), which yields MTKHHNKDIVEDIDEKPAETPSNNHLSKDETITAVLEVNGYGRESRRGSRRFSRRFSEPDFANDIERVRYISELTEEGEKKFNRLTWKQLVIILIVCAVALGTLSMPLVFAMLGMIGGTILTVGMGCLAVLTSYYIGQVKLKFPQVIHYSDVGRLLLPGRAGEILTKILQFIFVFFVMLGVAAHFLTGKQAFTTIVGDKSICQLVWSVITLVLLFICSLPPSFSEMAILGYIDFASIMTAVLVTLIATGISAHKVNWETGWSAYPPEGLSFSYGMIAASNVLFAYAFSICQFSFMEEMAEPSDFPKAIVVLGGAMI from the exons ATGACCAAACACCACAACAAAGATAtcgtcgaggacattgacgaAAAGCCGGCGGAGACACCGTCCAACAATCACCTCAGCAAGGATGAGACAATTACcgctgtcctcgaggtcaatGGCTACGGTCGCGAGAGCCGTCGCGGCAGCCGCCGCTTCAGCCGCCGCTTCAGCGAGCCCGATTTCGCAAACGACATTGAACGTGTTCGATACATTTCTGAATtgaccgaggagggcgagaaaAAGTTCAACCGCCTCACATGGAAGCAACTGGTCATCATCTTGATCGTCTGTGCTGTCGCTCTCGGCACTCTGTCGATGCCACT CGTTTTTGCCATGCTTGGCATGATCGGCGGGACCATTCTCACTGTTGGCATGGGC TGTCTTGCCGTACTCACGTCCTATTATATCGGACAAGTAAAGCTCAAATTTCCTCAAGTTATCCACTACTCGGATGTTGGGAGGCTTCTGCTCCCAGGCCGTGCGGGAGAGATCCTCACCAAGATCTTGCAGTTCATCTTCGTGTTCTTTGTTATGCTGGGTGTGGCTGCCCACTTCCTGACAG GCAAGCAGGCTTTCACGACAATCGTTGGAGACAAGAGCATCTGCCAGCTTGTGTGGAGCGTCATCACTCTGGTTCTCCTTTTCATCTGCTCGCTCCCGCCCTCTTTCTCCGAGATGGCCATCCTGGGCTATATCGACTTTGCTTCCATCATGACGGCCGTGCTCGTGACCCTCATCGCCACCGGTATCAGCGCTCACAAGGTCAACTGGGAGACGGGTTGGAGCGCCTACCCGCCTGAAGGCCTTAGCTTTAGCTACGGCATGATCGCGGCTTCCAACGTCCTCTTTGCGTACGCTTTCAGCATCTGCCAGTTCTC CTtcatggaggagatggccgagccCAGCGATTTCCCCAAGGCGATCGTGGTCCTTGGCGGCGCAATGATTTAG
- a CDS encoding uncharacterized protein (Long-chain-fatty-acid--CoA ligase), protein MSAKLSIQEYDKLLTQPGSPYEMLEEVVEGRKLLVWKHTPRTFRDLIMDKFQKWTPREAISDPVPEPSDFYARRHTSYGEMYGLSLQMGAWLREQGVKQGERVGLGGLNSMGFIVAFCGIHLIGAVPVMLNATLTADTQLHCLGLTKPKLTLVDQHSGMIIGPIAAELKARGVGPTYCYDKIGHLPAKVQAGLIEMAPVASPNTVLSVQTGQGLGNLGPDSDAVIFFTSGTTSKPKGVICTQRQCLHHVVASSIPAARAVMRGGGTLEDAFAVHTPPPEPGVMLIAVPLFHVTGCLGWMMRAWFLGFKIVFMRRWNVDDAVTLCIDEKINLIGGVPAIATAIIQSPKLPKDHVFDGLTYGGAPPPQRLASDIAARWPAASATHAYGMTETNGLQVALTGADYHERPESVGLSIPTSGMRVVDEAGLPLPPNTMGLLQCSGANIMKCYVDNPAATAEALTSDGWLNTGDVALICPEGFLYIRDRAKDVIIRGGENIASAEVENEVFKDDRIAECAAVAVPDERLGELVGIAVSLAPGASATPESVLATAYPRLRHPARPIVCVILDALPRNPNGKMVKNDIKKIVVEKFETAKRAKVDIVGHSTDLLKAKL, encoded by the exons ATGTCCGCCAAGCTGTCGATCCAGGAGT acgACAAGCTGCTCACGCAGCCGGGCAGCCCATACGAgatgctcgaggaggtcgtcgagggccgCAAGCTCCTCGTGTGGAAGCAT ACGCCACGCACCTTCCGCGACCTCATCATGGACAAGTTCCAGAAGTGGACGCCGCGCGAGGCAATCTCAGACCCGGTACCAGAACCGTCTGACTTCTACGCCCGGCGCCACACGTCTTACGGCGAGATGTACGGCCTTTCCCTTCAGATGGGCGCCTGGCTGCGTGAGCAGGGTGTGAAGCAGGGTGAGCGTGTCGGACTGGGCGGCCTGAACTCGATGGG GTTCATCGTCGCCTTTTGCGGTATTCACCTCATCGGCGCGGTACCCGTGATGCTGAACGCGACACTCACGGCCGACACTCAGCTGCACTGTCTGGGCCTCaccaagcccaagctcaCGCTTGTGGACCAACACTCGGGTATGATTATCGGGCCCATCGCTGcggagctcaaggcgcgAGGTGTTGGCCCAACCTACTGCTACGACAAGATCGGTCACCTCCCGGCCAAGGTGCAGGCCGGACTCATCGAGATGGCACCGGTCGCGAGCCCCAACACCGTCCTGTCCGTTCAAACTGGCCAGGGGCTGGGTAACTTGGGTCCCGACAGCGACGCCGTTATCTTCTTCACGTCCGGCACGACGAGCAAGCCCAAGGGCGTGATCTGCACCCAACGCCAGTGCCTCCACCACGTCGTTGCCAGTAGTATCCCCGCCGCTCGTGCGGTCATGCGAGGTGGCGGTACACTTGAAGACGCGTTCGCCGTTCACACGCCCCCACCAGAGCCGGGGGTTATGCTCATCGCCGTCCCTCTGTTCCACGTCACCGGCTGCCTGGGATGGATGATGCGCGCGTGGTTCTTGGGCTTCAAGATTGTGTTCATGCGGCGTTGGAACGTCGACGATGCAGTGACGCTCTGCATCGACGAGAAGATCAATCTCATCGGCGG TGTTCCCGCCATCGCTACGGCCATTATCCAGTCGCCCAAGTTACCCAAGGACCACGTGTTCGACGGACTGACgtacggcggcgcgccacCTCCCCAGCGCCTGGCTAGTGACATTGCCGCGCGCTGGCCAGCCGCCTCAGCCACACACGCGTACGGAATGACAGAGACGAACGGTCTGCAAGTAGCCCTAACCGGTGCCGACTACCACGAGAGG cccgAATCGGTTGGCCTCAGCATTCCCACGTCGGGAATGCGTGTCGTAGACGAGGCAGgccttccccttcccccaaACACTATGGGTCTGTTACAATGCTCCGGAGCCAACATCATGAAATGCTACGTCGACAACCCAGCCGCAACAGCCGAGGCCCTCACATCAGACGGCTGGCTCAACACGGGCGACGTAGCGCTCATCTGCCCCGAGGGCTTCCTGTACATCCGCGACCGGGCAAAGGACGTTATCATCCGTGGCGGCGAGAATATTGCCAGTGCAGAGGTCGAGAATGAAGTGTTCAAGGACGACCGGATTGCCGAATGCGCCGCTGTTGCTGTTCCTGACGAACGGCTTGGTGAGCTGGTCGGTATAGCAGTCAGCCTCGCCCCAGGCGCAAGCGCTACGCCAGAGAGTGTGCTCGCCACTGCCTACCcgcgcctccgccacccAGCACGCCCCATTGTGTGTGTGATTTTGGACGCTCTCCCGCGTAACCCGAATGGAAAGATGGTCAAGAATGACATCAAGAAGATTGTGGTGGAAAAGTTTGAGacggccaagcgcgccaaggtTGACATTGTTGGCCACAGCaccgacctcctcaaggccaagctaTAG
- a CDS encoding uncharacterized protein (Dehydrogenase) — MVNLQGKRALITGGTRGVGALVASLLAQRGVRLALNYASNKERAEGTLKNLAGDGHAVVQGDAFTREGIADIVKGAKEALGGIDIVVSNAGWTAFSPNFNDIDAISDADWLQCYNANVMSHLWLMQAVQAELKANNGSFVVSASAAGLKPSGSSMAYSVSKAATIHLTKSLAVASAPEVRVNAVAAGLMLTEWSQGFTEEKLKKVRERNVLKKITDIEDVAMQYVSLIENGSMTGQVIQVNSSM, encoded by the exons ATGGTCAACCTCCAGGGCAAGCGCGCACTCATCACCGGCGGGACACGCGGCGTCGGTGCTCTCGTGGCCAGCCTTCTCGCTCAGCGCGGGGTCCGTCTTGCACTCAACTACGCGAGCAACAAGGAGCGCGCTGAGGGCACCCTCAAGAACCTCGCAGGTGACGGACACGCGGTCGTGCAGGGTGACGCGTTCACTCGTGAGGGAATCGCCGACATTGTCAAGggcgccaaggaggccCTTGGCGGTATCGACATTGTCGTGTCCAACGCTGGGTGGACTGCCTTTTCCCCCAACTTTAACGACATTG acgCTATCTCGGACGCCGACTGGCTGCAGTGCTACAACGCCAACGTGATGTCTCATTTGTGGCTCATGCAGGCCGtgcaggccgagctcaaggcgaACAACGGCAGCTTTGtcgtctcggcgtcggcggcgggtcTCAAGCCATCCGGTTCCTCTATG GCATACTCGGTCTCAAAGGCCGCCACCATCCACCTCACAAAGTCGCTCGCCGTGGCGTCCGCACCAGAAGTGCGCGTCAATGCTGTTGCGGCCGGCCTCATGCTCACCGAGTGGAGCCAGGGCTTCACAGAGGAGAAGCTCAAAAAGGtccgcgagcgcaacgTCCTCAAGAAGATCACGGACATTGAGGATGTCGCGATGCAGTACGTTTCGCTTATCGAGAACGGGTCTATGACT GGTCAGGTTATCCAGGTCAACTCGTCCATGTAG
- a CDS encoding uncharacterized protein (Pfam:DUF2424) has product MAPQVSPMSTVANVAQAATAAASTLLRASPAPAPNGMPRWIASLINHAATLAVLPTLPYAIVQHTLYQPQQPLKVWLIAHLLRNRSNLAPILEACYSEEEAASIAFKPILPFPKGIWDDVKCEVVSVPPAPKGWAPIDAVEIPVPVEVATRPGFILTPTPKNEKQVKSKLIIHCHGGGYTRGHPLWTPLGPKLARDTRTPVLSVQYRKCVTEMTAFPAPLLDALAAYHYATHTLGYAARDIVLVGDSAGGNLVLAVMQTLSKTGQSLPRGVALSSPWCDLTFSHPSIWHNSYVDYLALNAGKAVVASVARHYTPSAIRGPLLSPALAPEGTWKRMGDVRENKDGGTRVFIQVGTGEGMYDEAIALADTMRGDGVRVEVDTEEGGLHCGALTGFLGEDAYTKFAEGTERLLRGGGQRRESMNIGEVADKALSLL; this is encoded by the exons ATGGCACCCCAAGTGTCGCCGATGTCGACGGTCGCAAACGTCGCACAGGCCGCAACagccgcggcctcgacgctTCTGCGTgcgtcgccggcgcctGCGCCGAACGGCATGCCGCGCTGGATTGCCAGCCTCATCAACCACGCAGCGACGCTGGCAGTCCTACCGACCCTTCCTTACGCTATAGTGCAGCACACGCTGTATCAACCCCAGCAGCCGCTCAAAGTCTGGCTGATAGCGCACCTCCTGCGCAACCGGTCCAACCTCGCTCCCATCTTAGAGGCGTGCTACTCTGAAGAAGAGGCAGCATCCATCGCATTCAAGCCAATCCTACCGTTCCCCAAGGGTATTTGGGACGACGTCAAGTGCGAGGTCGTCTCGGTGCCGCCTGCGCCAAAGGGCTGGGCACCGATCGACGCAGTCGAGATTCCAGTACCAGTGGAGGTGGCTACACGGCCTGGCTTCATACTCACTCCCACCCCCAAGAACGAGAAGCAAGTTAAGAGCAAGCTCATCATCCATTGTCATGGAGG AGGCTATACCCGAGGACATCCTCTGTGGACGCCGCTGGGGCCCAAGTTGGCACGCGACACCCGTACTCCAGTTCTCTCAGTGCAGTACCGGAAGTGTGTGACCGAGATGACAGCCTTTCCGGCCCCTCtactcgacgcgctcgctgccTACCACTACGCGACGCATACGCTTGGGTACGCCGCGAGGGACATCGTCCTGGTCGGGGATAGCGCGGGCGGCAACCTCGTCCTAGCGGTCATGCAGACTCTCTCCAAGACGGGGCAGTCTCTACCTCGCGGGGTCGCGCTCAGCTCGCCGTGGTGCGACTTGACGTTCTCCCATCCTTCCATCTGGCACAACTCTTACGTCGACTACCTCGCCCTGAACGCGGGCAAGGCGGTCGTCGCGAGCGTAGCCCGTCATTACACCCCGAGCGCGATCCGTGGACCACTCCTCTCCCCGGCCCTTGCGCCAGAGGGAACGTGGAAGCGCATGGGAGATGTCCGCGAGAACAAGGATGGTGGCACGCGTGTTTTCATCCAAGTCGGCACCGGAGAGGGAATGTACGACGAAGCGATCGCGCTTGCCGACACAATGCGGGGTGACGGCGTAcgagtcgaggtcgacaccGAAGAGGGTGGTCTGCACTGCGGTGCACTCACGGGGttccttggcgaggatgcgtACACCAAGTTTGCAGAGGGCAccgagcgcctcctccgcggtGGGGGCCAGCGACGCGAATCAATGAATATAGGCGAGGTGGCTGACAAGGCGCTGAGCTTGTTGTAA
- a CDS encoding uncharacterized protein (PLD-like domain) has protein sequence MSGSAPSTMFREAESLDELIPVQGVGWDHNHGASSFLPPRVFSLVRSSHAVVTRQLAALPPGTPVATAAARLAPLVKLSESREYHEEHPGQSPRVGIDKVLHKLHRKKTIATEAEPAPVPPPKPGMRLSREQTDEVAMCGDWHGPPPSPLFLNIYAEVLLTLTDDPLRGAVSPPLLGSSGIVPVSIISVVPDITHHIADLVVSASVEILLSSPRWEGGAARVLADALRELSRRVVAARCAPVVVKVMIGAPTNRDIVVSELGAFALPASAELPGVNLQVRRGPCACVAVIDRQIAVLTTAAIHDGSGLEMMAQYEGPIVQSLYDTALLAWWGPMVPDLPLLRYPPQYPTIGEAGQYRWPAPNLAGRGVRSVPKLTNEMPGPGIHGPQPNETNWDRTYDVSAAAEAEHVNVLSDPAALNRHLNTGIPVEATDVRRGQAFKPVVLLPPHDPVPMAVVNRTHTTNETDPLTQALLAAARFAERTIFIQVPSFRYKPAVEAILEAIRRGVQVEIYVTLHLDHAHAEDEMYFANTAEAARLMLQAVGGERLRIAWYTGRDQSAPRPERVAHVAIMIVDGQVALQGSSLVGTGPSVNLLIDCGEVCRIWGGALEANQNTGAYGQVEQ, from the exons ATGTCCGGGTCGGCACCCTCAACCATGTTtcgcgaggccgagtccctcgacgagctcatcccCGTCCAAGGTGTGGGCTGGGACCACAACCacggcgcgtcgtcgttcctccctccccgcgTGTTCTCCCTTGTGCGGAGCTCACATGCCGTCGTTACTCGACAGCTCGCCGCTCTGCCTCCCGGAACGCCTGTGGCTACCGCGGCTGCACGGCTTGCTCCGCTCGTGAAGCTGAGCGAGAGCAGGGAGTACCACGAGGAGCACCCGGGCCAGTCACCTCGCGTCGGCATCGACAAGGTCCTTCACAAACTTCACCGGAAGAAGACAATTGCGACTGAGGCCGAACCCGCCCCAGTCCCACCTCCCAAGCCTGGGATGCGTCTCTCGCGTGAACAAACAGACGAGGTAGCCATGTGTGGTGACTGGCACGGCCCTCCCCCCTCGCCCCTGTTCCTCAACATCTATGCCGAGGTGCTTCTCACTCTCACCGACGACCCGCTCCGCGGCGCAGTTTCACCTCCCCTCCTTGGGTCGAGCGGCATCGTGCCCGTCTCTATCATCTCGGTCGTGCCAGACATCACCCACCATATCGCTGACCTGGTCGTCAGCGCGAGTGTCGAGATCCTCCTATCCTCCCCAcggtgggaggggggcgCTGCGCGGGTCCTTGCGGACGCTCTCCGCGAGCTGTCGCGGCGGGTTGTTGCAGCCCGTTGCGCGCCAGTGGTGGTCAAGGTCATGATTGGTGCGCCGACGAATCGGGATATCGTCGTTTCCGAGTTGGGTGCGTTTGCGCTGCCCGCCTCTGCCGAACTGCCCGGTGTCAACTTGCAAGTCCGTCGAGGCCCTTGTGCCTGCGTTGCCGTTATCGACCGGCAGATTGCCGTGCTCACGACCGCTGCCATCCACGATGGATCAGGTCTTGAAATGATG GCTCAGTACGAAGGCCCAATCGTGCAGTCGTTATACGATACCGCGCTCCTCGCATGGTGGGGGCCCATGGTTCCCGATCTACCCCTCCTTCGCTACCCTCCGCAGTACCCTACCATTGGTGAGGCGGGGCAGTACAGATGGCCCGCGCCAAACCTGGCAGGAAGAGGCGTGCGATCAGTACCGAAACTCACCAACGAGATGCCTGGCCCTGGGATACATGGACCCCAGCCCAATGAGACGAACTGGGATCGGACCTACGACGTTAgtgccgctgccgaggcAGAGCACGTCAATGTACTCAGTGACCCAGCTGCTCTGAACCGGCATCTGA ACACTGGCATACCCGTGGAAGCGACGGATGTGCGTCGCGGCCAGGCATTCAAGCCGGTGGTCCTTCTGCCACCTCACGACCCAGTGCCGATGGCTGTCGTGAACCGCACACACACGACCAACGAGACAGATCCGTTAACTCAGGCTCTCCTCGCAGCGGCCAGGTTCGCCGAGCGGACCATCTTCAT CCAAGTGCCAAGTTTTAGGTACAAGCCTGCGGTCGAAGCAatcctcgaggccatccGCCGAGGAGTACAAGTGGAGATCTACGTCACGCTGCACCTCGACCACGCGCACGCGGAGGATGAGATGTACTTTGCCAACAcagccgaggcggccaGGCTCATGTTGCAGGCCGTGGGCGGCGAACGGTTACGGATTGCGTGGTACACCGGACGCGACCAAAGCGCGCCCCGGCCTGAACGCGTGGCACACGTCGCCATAATGA TCGTGGACGGGCAGGTCGCGCTCCAGGGCTCTAGTCTGGTCGGCACAGGACCTAGTGTGAACCTCCTCATTGACTGTGGGGAGGTGTGCCGCATTTGGGGCGGTGCCCTCGAAGCGAACCAGAATACGGGGGCGTATGGCCAGGTGGAACAGTGA
- a CDS encoding uncharacterized protein (Belongs to the cytochrome P450 family), with amino-acid sequence MDSVKAFVANLTPEAVSSQANILAGSSVLGLLAHLYWQRFEPDPISYGQFALVLGGGLVYFFHATLRSLTLAALYTAEVFTIFNTIVLLSMVIYRLSPWHPLAKYPGPTLAKVSKLYWWYQAKIGQTGYTQAALHKEYGDFVRIGPNWVSVRSADAIPIIYGGSKTGAAHGRAPWMKNDWYEGAIRGATRISVHQEVNLDKHHIRRKLWDNGFTGKALADYKPEILEFCDKLIRNVNVATARADATGQTQTIDMGLQSSYFSFDVMGVLGFGEPFGMLDAGVKHFYVETLENAMQTLIPFHEISWIRILLRKLLPLPERLKIFETQNMERFERRAKQGSARRDLFTYLLGEEKEDTGQLFKLTRLELIADAGTIVVAGSDTTSSLLTWFWYYSTKYPQTYKALRSELSTLSSDQLTDTTTLSKLPYLNAALNETMRMQPAVPGGLRRLVPPGGIDIEGHYIPEGTVLSVPAYAIQHDPRWWGEDCDTYRPERWLDTTDKYNKSAYLPFSYGSRGCPGKGLAMVEARLAVAQLATRFEFSFPSSFNQSKFEAGVRDHFTIQNPALPLVPTPSPVKQAA; translated from the exons ATGGACTCGGTCAAGGCTTTTGTCGCCAATCTGACGCCCGAGGCCGTGTCATCCCAGGCCAACATCCTCGCTGGGTCgagcgtcctcggcctgctcgcTCATCTCTACTGGCAGCGGTTCGAGCCCGACCCCATCAGCTATGGCCAGttcgccctcgtcctcggtggAGGTCTAGTCTACTTCTTCCATGCCACTCTCAGATCCCTCACCCTTGCAGCGCTATACACCGCAGAGGTGTTCACGATATTCAACACCATCGTACTCCTGTCCATGGTCATCTACCGCCTCTCACCCTGGCATCCGCTCGCCAAGTATCCCGGTCCGACATTGGCCAAAGTCTCCAAACTCTACTGGTGGTACCAGGCCAAGATCGGCCAGACAGGCTACACCCAGGCAGCGTTGCACAAAGAGTACGGAGACTTTGTGCGCATCGGTCCCAACTGGGTTTCCGTGCGCTCTGCCGATGCCATTCCAATCATATACGGTGGGTCCAAAACTGGGGCTGCCCACGGCCGTGCGCCTTGGATGAAGAATGACTG GTACGAGGGTGCTATTCGCGGCGCGACACGCATCAGCGTTCACCAGGAAGTCAACTTGGATAAGCACCACATTCGCCGCAAGTTGTGGGACAATGGATTCACAGGCAAGGCGCTGGCCGACTACAAACCCGAGATTCTCGAGTTCTGCGATAAACTCATACGCAATGTCAAtgtggcgacggcgcgcgcggaCGCAACGGGCCAAACTCAAACGATCGACATGGGCCTTCAGTCCAGCTACTTTAGCTTTGACGTCATGGGCGTACTCGGCTTTGGCGAACCGTTTGGCATGTTGGACGCCGGCGTCAAGCACTTTTACgtcgagacgctcgagaaCGCCATGCAAACTCTCATCCCGTTCCATGAGATTAGCTGGATCCGCATCCTGCTGCGCAAGTTGCTGCCCCTCCCGGAGCGCCTCAAGATTTTTGAGACTCAAAACATGGAGCGCTTCGAGCGGCGCGCTAAACAGGGCTCGGCTCGCCGCGACCTCTTCACCTAccttcttggcgaggagaaggaggacacTGGACAGCTGTTCAAGCTCACACGCTTGGAGTTGATTGCCGACGCAGGGACCATTGTCGTTGCCGGCTCGGACACGacttcctccctcctcacttGGTTCTGGTACTACAGCACAAAGTATCCCCAGACTTACAAGGCGTTGCGTTCCGAGCTCTCAACCCTTTCATCCGACCAGCTCACCGACACGACGACTCTATCCAAACTCCCATACCTCAACGCCGCCCTCAACGAGACCATGCGCATGCAGCCGGCCGTTCCCGGCGGTCTCCGCCGCCTTGTGCCCCCCGGTGGCATCGACATCGAAGGTCATTACATCCCCGAGGGTACAGTCCTTAGCGTGCCTGCGTACGCGATTCAGCATGACCCCCGTTGGTGGGGCGAGGATTGCGACACGTACCGCCCCGAACGCTGGCTCGACACGACCGACAAGTACAACAAGAGCGCGTATCTGCCTTTCAGTTACGGCTCGCGTGGATGCCCCGGCAAGGGCCTCGCGATGGTCGAGGCTCGCCTTGCCGTTGCTCAGCTCGCCACCCGCTTCGAGTTTTCCTTCCCCTCATCCTTCAACCAGAGCAAGTTTGAGGCCGGCGTGCGCGACCACTTTACGATTCAGAACCCTGCGCTGCCACTTGTTCCAACTCCGTCTCCGGTCAAGCAGGCGGCGTGA